A stretch of the Glycine soja cultivar W05 chromosome 13, ASM419377v2, whole genome shotgun sequence genome encodes the following:
- the LOC114382587 gene encoding phenolic glucoside malonyltransferase 1-like: protein MTTQPAAAATPLKVIQVCSVAPLQEPSLSTVVVPTSLTLTFFDLLWLRFPPVERLFFYSFPHPTSSFLHSLLPTLQHSLSLTLHHFLPFAGTLTWPSHSPKPIINYTPGDAVSFTVAESNQNFNNLTSRLCEASQRHRLIPHLTASHDKASVLALQVTVFPNAGFCIGITTHHAAFDGKSSTMFIKSWAYTCSNLIQNNNTPLFLLPQHLTPFFDRSVIRDPSGIAEAYVDAWQESSGPNNRSLKVWESFTEIPSDGCKGVFELTPSQIQKLKQHAKSKLMKTKDFSFSTFAVTCAYVLTCLVKAKQPEEDDVGFVFSVDCRSRLNPPIPATYFGNCVAGQKVVAVTKNLVGISDGFISALEGISEALNIVKGEGVLSGAETWVSLMLERGESVLRLFSIAGSPLFEVYGTDFGWGRPKKVDMTSIDGTGAFSLSESRDNSGGIEIGLMLCQREMEAFSTLFVGGHESF, encoded by the coding sequence ATGACGACGCAaccagcagcagcagcaacaccTTTGAAAGTAATTCAAGTTTGTTCAGTGGCACCGCTTCAAGAACCATCCCTTTCCACCGTCGTTGTTCCAACCTCTCTCACACTAACCTTCTTCGACCTCTTGTGGCTACGCTTCCCACCTGTTGAGCGTCTCTTCTTCTACTCCTTCCCACACCCCACCTCTTCATTTCTTCACTCCCTTCTCCCCACTCTCCAACACTCTCTCTCCCTCACTCTCCATCACTTCCTCCCTTTCGCTGGCACCCTCACATGGCCCTCTCACTCTCCCAAACCCATCATCAACTACACCCCCGGCGACGCCGTTTCATTCACTGTCGCCGAATCCAACCAAAACTTCAACAACCTCACTTCTCGTCTGTGTGAAGCATCGCAACGACACCGTTTGATACCCCACTTGACCGCTTCCCATGACAAAGCGTCTGTGTTGGCACTTCAAGTAACAGTGTTCCCAAACGCTGGTTTTTGCATTGGAATAACCACACACCATGCAGCTTTCGACGGAAAATCTTCAACCATGTTCATCAAATCATGGGCTTATACATGCTCCAACCTAATTCAAAACAACAACACACCGTTATTTTTATTACCTCAGCATCTCACACCGTTCTTTGACAGATCAGTGATAAGAGACCCTTCTGGAATTGCTGAAGCCTACGTGGACGCGTGGCAGGAGAGTAGCGGACCAAACAATCGAAGCCTCAAGGTGTGGGAATCCTTCACCGAAATACCGAGTGATGGATGCAAAGGTGTATTTGAGTTAACACCTTCACAAATTCAGAAGCTAAAGCAACATGCAAAGTCTAAGCTTATGAAAACGAAGGACTTTTCGTTTTCGACGTTTGCTGTTACGTGTGCTTATGTGTTGACTTGCTTGGTCAAAGCAAAACAACcagaggaagatgatgtgggtttcGTATTTTCTGTGGACTGTAGATCCCGCTTGAATCCTCCGATTCCTGCAACGTATTTTGGGAACTGCGTCGCGGGGCAAAAGGTTGTGGCTGTGACAAAGAACTTGGTTGGAATAAGCGATGGTTTTATCAGTGCTTTGGAAGGGATAAGTGAGGCTTTGAATATAGTGAAGGGTGAGGGAGTGCTGAGTGGAGCAGAAACTTGGGTTTCGTTAATGCTTGAAAGAGGGGAGAGTGTGCTTCGATTGTTCAGTATTGCTGGATCGCCATTGTTTGAGGTTTATGGCACTGATTTTGGTTGGGGAAGGCCAAAGAAAGTGGACATGACTTCCATAGATGGAACGGGAGCGTTTTCTCTTAGTGAAAGTAGGGATAACAGTGGAGGAATTGAGATTGGTTTGATGTTATGTCAACGTGAGATGGAAGCTTTTAGTACCCTTTTTGTTGGAGGACATGAAtccttttaa
- the LOC114381617 gene encoding probable receptor-like protein kinase At5g59700, producing the protein MVPFPCLPCFTTKSNTTNHFTPIEQLCHRFSLAQLQAATNGFNPSLFLGGEGPCQVYKAHLKAHGDVVIKRFKTRSPAGEIEFRAEVKILCQLHHPNIVPLIGFCEHKNDKFVVFNYVPNGSLYDSLHGTNNNNVLVPLSWKQRLHICIGVARGLHYIHFGTKIPIMHRAVTSSNILLDHNLVPKVADFGLCKKQPEGKGESRPKPPRVELRENLELSLEYLEPEYRITGRLSHKSDVYSFGVVMLEILCRKEACFSTPGRDCCEYLVKWAFDDERKGVPEKIVDPSLIGKIAPACWEMFIEIVQRCLASVEERPRMGEVEVVLENALLLQERADAVKELV; encoded by the coding sequence ATGGTTCCTTTTCCCTGTCTACCATGCTTCACCACAAAATCCAACACCACAAACCACTTCACCCCAATAGAACAACTCTGCCACCGCTTCTCTCTTGCACAGCTTCAAGCAGCCACAAACGGGTTCAACCCAAGTTTATTTCTTGGTGGAGAAGGCCCATGTCAGGTCTACAAAGCCCACCTCAAAGCCCATGGAGACGTTGTCATCAAGCGCTTCAAGACTAGAAGCCCAGCTGGGGAAATAGAATTCAGGGCCGAAGTCAAGATTCTGTGTCAACTACACCACCCAAACATTGTTCCTTTGATTGGTTTCTGTGAGCACAAAAATGACAAGTTCGTTGTGTTTAATTATGTCCCTAATGGAAGCCTCTATGATTCCTTGCATGGCACCAACAATAACAATGTTCTTGTTCCCTTGTCATGGAAACAAAGACTTCACATCTGCATTGGTGTGGCTCGTGGACTACACTACATTCATTTTGGAACCAAGATACCTATCATGCATCGTGCAGTGACATCAAGCAACATTCTTTTGGACCATAATTTGGTGCCTAAAGTTGCAGATTTTGGACTCTGCAAGAAGCAACCCGAAGGCAAAGGGGAGTCTAGGCCAAAACCACCAAGAGTTGAGTTGAGGGAGAACTTGGAGCTTAGTTTGGAATATTTAGAGCCAGAGTATAGAATTACTGGAAGGTTATCACATAAATCTGATGTGTACTCTTTTGGGGTGGTTATGTTGGAGATTTTGTGCAGGAAGGAAGCGTGTTTTTCGACCCCGGGTAGAGACTGTTGTGAGTATCTTGTCAAATGGGCCTTTGATGATGAAAGGAAGGGGGTTCCTGAGAAGATTGTTGATCCATCTCTCATTGGAAAAATAGCACCTGCTTGTTGGGAAATGTTCATTGAGATCGTTCAGAGATGTCTGGCTTCAGTTGAAGAGAGGCCAAGGATGGGTGAAGTGGAGGTGGTTCTTGAAAATGCATTGCTGTTGCAAGAGAGAGCAGATGCTGTGAAGGAGCTAGTGTGA